A window from Hoeflea sp. IMCC20628 encodes these proteins:
- a CDS encoding malonyl-CoA decarboxylase — translation MMSLLIKSRLQSIADRGFSIIGLSNQNERKLPPREIIKLCHILLTGRGEASGVAISREILNRYQVLDEQEKTEFFRLLLSEFSVEPEKALEAANNYVSDPSHDSLDKLLAVSQPSRLNLLMLLNQAPDATQFLVAMRADLLARLRQEPDLRFVDREFVHLFTTWFNRGFLDLRCIDWNTPAAILEKIIHYEAVHGMAGWEDLRKRINPEDRRIFAFFHPRLGDEPLIFVEVALMDEVPSSIHSVLDNKKTDVTAFDVRRANTAIFYSISNCQKGLRGIPLGNFLIKQVVEELRTEYPALKNFVTLSPVPSFRKWVTNAREGKTEFRLPSAALTALELTDRPDWQKDAKMAATVEEHLMPLAAWFFCNSNANRRPLDPVARFHLGNGARLDRINWAADLSENGMTGSFGIMVNYRYQLDEIERNHEMFANKGVVVASPVVIKAAKAYGSVLARQNPVEASSEAGVASIESSGVP, via the coding sequence ATGATGTCCTTATTGATCAAATCACGATTGCAGTCCATCGCCGACAGGGGCTTTTCCATCATCGGCCTGTCCAACCAGAATGAGCGCAAGCTCCCGCCCCGGGAGATTATCAAGCTATGTCATATTCTGCTTACGGGCCGCGGCGAAGCCTCTGGCGTTGCCATTTCCCGCGAGATCCTCAACCGCTACCAAGTGCTGGATGAGCAAGAGAAAACCGAATTTTTTCGCCTGTTGTTGTCGGAGTTTTCAGTGGAACCTGAAAAGGCGCTGGAGGCTGCCAACAACTATGTCAGCGATCCAAGTCACGATAGTCTGGACAAGCTGCTGGCTGTTTCACAACCGTCCCGCCTCAACCTTCTCATGCTTCTCAATCAAGCTCCTGATGCGACCCAATTTCTTGTCGCAATGCGGGCCGATCTCCTCGCCCGACTTCGCCAAGAGCCCGACTTGCGCTTTGTCGACCGCGAATTTGTTCACCTGTTCACGACATGGTTCAATCGCGGGTTTCTCGATCTCAGATGCATCGACTGGAACACGCCGGCGGCAATTCTCGAAAAAATCATCCACTATGAAGCTGTCCACGGCATGGCTGGCTGGGAAGATCTGCGCAAGCGCATCAACCCCGAAGATCGAAGGATCTTTGCGTTCTTCCATCCGCGTCTCGGAGATGAGCCTCTGATATTCGTGGAAGTGGCGCTTATGGATGAAGTGCCGTCATCAATCCACAGTGTCCTGGATAACAAGAAAACCGATGTTACCGCTTTCGACGTAAGACGCGCAAACACAGCGATCTTCTACTCCATTTCCAATTGCCAGAAAGGCCTCAGGGGGATTCCGCTGGGCAACTTCCTGATCAAGCAGGTCGTGGAAGAATTGCGGACCGAATACCCGGCCCTGAAGAACTTCGTCACCCTCTCACCGGTGCCGTCTTTCAGGAAATGGGTAACAAACGCGCGTGAGGGCAAAACCGAGTTCCGCCTGCCAAGCGCAGCGTTGACGGCTCTTGAACTGACCGACAGGCCCGATTGGCAGAAGGATGCCAAAATGGCTGCGACTGTCGAGGAGCATCTCATGCCATTGGCAGCATGGTTCTTTTGCAACAGCAACGCCAACCGCCGGCCTTTGGACCCGGTAGCCCGGTTCCACCTGGGAAATGGCGCAAGGCTGGACCGCATAAACTGGGCGGCAGACCTGTCGGAAAACGGCATGACCGGGTCGTTCGGCATCATGGTCAACTATCGCTACCAGTTGGATGAAATTGAACGCAACCACGAGATGTTTGCCAACAAAGGAGTGGTCGTCGCATCACCCGTCGTTATAAAGGCGGCAAAAGCTTATGGCAGTGTGCTTGCCAGGCAAAATCCGGTGGAAGCCTCGTCAGAAGCCGGGGTTGCTTCCATCGAATCATCGGGAGTGCCATGA
- a CDS encoding FCD domain-containing protein — protein sequence MDELSQKNDIAAQDQTTLGQQEDSSGSSSITSQAYTRLRADIMSGVLTPGKKLKIEELRSLYDFGSSPIREALSMLTSDLFVERIDQRGFRVADVSEKEFDELLRTRRWLEERALRESIAHGDSNWEEQVVLSAYRLSRVPRSQTNDHFVANEEWERRHKHFHLSLIGACPSSIMLKFCDQLYDQNVRYRHLSGSKAYPSRDINAEHNAITDAVLERNADLAVELLMSHYATTGNFLMEELTPKEKA from the coding sequence TTGGACGAGCTTAGCCAGAAAAACGACATAGCAGCCCAGGATCAAACCACGCTTGGGCAGCAAGAGGATTCGTCCGGATCAAGCTCGATTACGAGCCAGGCTTACACAAGACTTCGCGCCGACATCATGTCAGGCGTTCTTACGCCCGGTAAAAAGCTCAAGATTGAAGAACTGCGCAGCCTTTATGACTTCGGCTCAAGCCCGATCCGTGAAGCGCTGAGCATGCTGACCTCAGACCTTTTCGTCGAACGTATCGACCAGCGGGGCTTTCGCGTCGCCGATGTCAGCGAAAAGGAGTTTGACGAGCTTCTGCGCACCCGCCGCTGGCTCGAAGAACGGGCCTTGCGGGAATCCATTGCCCATGGAGACAGCAATTGGGAGGAACAGGTGGTCCTTTCAGCCTACCGGCTTTCACGTGTGCCGCGTTCGCAGACAAATGATCATTTCGTTGCCAATGAAGAATGGGAAAGGCGCCACAAGCATTTCCATTTGTCGCTGATTGGCGCCTGCCCCTCCTCAATCATGCTCAAGTTCTGCGACCAGTTGTATGACCAGAATGTGCGCTACCGCCATTTGTCCGGTTCAAAGGCCTATCCCTCGCGCGACATCAATGCCGAGCACAATGCCATTACCGATGCCGTACTCGAGCGGAATGCCGATCTCGCTGTCGAACTCTTGATGTCGCATTACGCAACGACCGGCAATTTCCTCATGGAAGAACTGACGCCGAAGGAAAAAGCCTAG
- a CDS encoding Ldh family oxidoreductase, translated as MNETTDLNVPPEVLRGFIAEVFQAHGMPDKDAAIVAEMMVEADLHGCDAHGVFRLAGYITRLKAGGFNRTPNIRVDREHGGLARVDGDDAMGHLVVRRCVDEAIERARIHGISCVGCHRSNHAGAAGTWVMRAVSEGMIGIYMAVGNANLMAPWGGADLLLSTNPIAIAVPGGEGGPVLLDMATSNTAFGTVKMAAQRGETMPGDWMIDANGEPLTDPNRIAGGSLLPIGGAKGYGLALMIGLLAGTMNGAAMGSNVVDFNKDHTTSTNTGQTLIVINPASLGGVAAFRTEVDRIREEIITSRTRPGFDSIRLPGDRALHSRIERARTGVPCPAILLDTTAKIAAEAGVASITDRI; from the coding sequence ATGAATGAGACGACCGATCTGAATGTCCCGCCTGAAGTGCTGCGCGGTTTTATAGCCGAAGTGTTCCAGGCGCATGGCATGCCTGACAAAGATGCCGCCATTGTCGCCGAGATGATGGTGGAAGCTGATCTGCATGGATGCGACGCGCATGGCGTGTTCCGTCTGGCTGGCTACATTACCCGTCTCAAGGCCGGCGGCTTCAATCGGACGCCCAATATCCGCGTTGACCGCGAACATGGCGGCTTGGCACGCGTCGACGGCGATGATGCCATGGGCCACCTGGTTGTCCGTCGCTGCGTCGACGAAGCCATCGAGCGGGCACGCATCCACGGAATTTCCTGCGTGGGATGTCATCGATCCAACCATGCCGGAGCGGCCGGAACCTGGGTGATGCGAGCCGTATCCGAGGGGATGATCGGCATTTACATGGCGGTTGGAAATGCCAACCTCATGGCGCCTTGGGGCGGGGCCGACCTGTTGCTCTCGACCAACCCTATCGCAATTGCAGTGCCGGGCGGAGAAGGTGGGCCCGTGCTCCTGGATATGGCAACCAGCAACACCGCCTTCGGCACAGTCAAAATGGCTGCGCAACGCGGGGAAACGATGCCCGGTGACTGGATGATCGACGCCAACGGCGAACCATTGACCGATCCGAACCGGATCGCCGGTGGATCGTTGCTCCCGATTGGCGGAGCAAAGGGCTACGGTCTTGCTTTGATGATCGGGCTTCTGGCGGGCACAATGAACGGCGCGGCAATGGGAAGCAATGTGGTTGATTTCAACAAAGACCATACGACCTCGACCAATACAGGACAGACGCTGATTGTCATCAATCCCGCCAGCCTCGGCGGAGTTGCAGCATTCCGTACTGAAGTCGACCGAATCCGGGAAGAGATCATTACCTCGCGCACACGGCCAGGATTCGACTCGATCCGACTACCGGGAGACCGAGCGCTTCACTCCCGCATCGAACGCGCCAGGACGGGCGTGCCCTGTCCTGCCATACTGCTCGATACAACGGCAAAAATCGCGGCCGAAGCCGGCGTTGCATCGATCACGGACCGTATTTAG
- a CDS encoding TRAP transporter small permease, with protein MKPIFYINRVLMGLSAFWSFFLAVIITVDVVGRGLFNSPLTGSLEIIVNSIVVIAFLQLGYAVGSGSMLRADFILHLLPRRLTLFLDVTGLVIGAIIFGLLCYAVIDPTISAYRSGDYEGEGAMRVPTWPIYATIFFGSLLTTINYILLAFDRYASERPDHV; from the coding sequence ATGAAACCAATTTTCTACATCAATCGGGTGCTCATGGGGCTCTCCGCTTTCTGGTCTTTTTTTCTGGCGGTCATCATCACCGTCGACGTCGTCGGCCGAGGTCTGTTCAATTCACCTCTGACCGGGTCACTTGAGATCATCGTCAACTCGATCGTCGTGATAGCGTTTCTCCAGCTCGGCTATGCCGTAGGCTCCGGTTCGATGCTTCGGGCAGATTTCATTCTTCATCTGCTGCCACGCCGCCTGACACTGTTCCTGGACGTTACAGGTCTGGTGATCGGCGCGATTATTTTCGGCCTGCTTTGTTACGCGGTGATTGACCCGACGATCAGTGCTTACAGAAGCGGCGACTACGAAGGCGAAGGAGCGATGCGCGTACCAACCTGGCCCATCTATGCCACGATATTCTTCGGTTCTCTGCTCACAACCATCAATTACATCCTCCTTGCCTTCGACCGTTACGCCTCTGAAAGGCCTGACCATGTTTGA
- a CDS encoding TRAP transporter large permease subunit, producing the protein MFDFGIALPVLGLLVVVVFLGLHIAVALAACSLIGLYIILGSFDITMMTFASTAFQGLRGYTFAALPLFMIMGEFISRSGAAQDLYVGINRALKGVVGRLALATVLGNAVFAFLTGVSIAAAAAFTRIAYPQMRAMGYDRGTALGVIAGSSCLGMLIPPSNLMILWAILVEESIGRLFLAGIIPGLMLATLFVIYVMSNAYFRPHLYGEGISVTPPPEPEAQSLGAAAIPSVADLDSITSKDILISTVCMGGLIASVLGGIWFGAFTATEAAGVGSLLALAFAIVVKGLRLPDVAAGILQVAKTAAPLLIMILMALLYSRTLALTGIGNSIEDFFSSGSIPPWAVLVFMVCIWFLLGMLIDSKSIMLLTVPIFAPLGELIGYNPIAFAIIGILAIEAGILTPPFGLIVYTVKAAAADDEVSTLRIFAAATPYWICLLIVLTAVAIWPGLATYIGDITFNKG; encoded by the coding sequence ATGTTTGATTTCGGAATCGCCTTACCTGTTCTCGGCTTGCTGGTCGTCGTCGTTTTCCTAGGCCTTCATATCGCAGTCGCGCTTGCCGCATGCAGTCTGATTGGCCTCTACATCATTCTCGGCAGCTTCGACATAACCATGATGACGTTTGCCAGCACCGCTTTTCAGGGGTTGCGCGGCTATACTTTTGCCGCGTTGCCGTTGTTCATGATCATGGGCGAGTTCATCAGCCGTTCCGGTGCAGCGCAGGATCTTTATGTCGGGATCAACCGGGCGCTGAAAGGTGTGGTCGGGCGACTTGCTCTGGCAACGGTCCTGGGAAATGCAGTTTTCGCCTTCTTGACGGGTGTCAGCATTGCCGCTGCGGCAGCGTTCACCCGCATCGCCTACCCCCAGATGAGGGCAATGGGATATGACCGGGGCACCGCACTTGGCGTCATTGCCGGATCAAGCTGTCTTGGCATGTTGATCCCTCCAAGCAACCTTATGATCCTGTGGGCCATTCTGGTCGAGGAATCGATTGGCCGCCTGTTTCTGGCCGGCATTATTCCCGGCCTAATGCTGGCGACGCTTTTTGTCATCTACGTAATGTCCAATGCCTACTTCCGTCCGCACCTCTACGGCGAAGGCATCTCCGTCACCCCGCCGCCTGAGCCTGAGGCTCAGTCCCTCGGCGCGGCAGCCATTCCATCCGTTGCAGACCTGGATTCAATCACATCAAAAGACATTTTGATCAGTACGGTCTGCATGGGCGGTCTGATCGCCTCGGTGCTGGGTGGCATCTGGTTCGGAGCCTTTACCGCAACCGAAGCCGCCGGCGTCGGATCTCTATTGGCCTTGGCCTTTGCCATCGTCGTCAAAGGACTGCGCCTTCCCGATGTTGCTGCAGGTATCTTGCAAGTAGCAAAGACGGCAGCGCCTCTGCTCATCATGATCCTGATGGCGCTGCTGTATTCCCGCACGCTTGCCCTGACCGGCATTGGCAATTCCATCGAAGACTTCTTTTCTTCGGGATCGATACCGCCGTGGGCCGTCCTCGTCTTTATGGTCTGCATCTGGTTTCTGCTTGGCATGCTGATCGACTCCAAATCGATCATGCTGCTTACGGTTCCCATCTTCGCACCGCTGGGTGAGTTGATCGGGTACAACCCGATCGCATTTGCCATTATCGGCATCCTGGCCATTGAGGCCGGCATCCTGACGCCGCCATTCGGGCTGATTGTTTATACCGTCAAAGCCGCGGCTGCAGACGATGAAGTCAGCACACTCCGAATATTCGCCGCAGCAACACCCTACTGGATTTGCCTGCTTATCGTTCTGACAGCGGTGGCAATTTGGCCAGGCCTCGCGACTTACATCGGAGATATCACTTTCAACAAAGGCTAA
- a CDS encoding GntR family transcriptional regulator translates to MDEQVSLMEIGYQRLRDDILRGRLEPSTRLKISTLTTLYELGPTPIREALSRLSSESLVSKMENRGFRVADVSREEFDDIFETRKLIEAEALRQSVELGGRDWEDRLVAGFFRLDRTDQEDPDWVGIHKNFHRLLLDACPSRRLKSLASDLYDQSIRYGNLARNASKYQRDGREEHRLIFESSVAHDVENAVTHLMDHYTATHNVIVWPME, encoded by the coding sequence GTGGACGAACAGGTTTCTCTTATGGAAATTGGGTATCAAAGGCTACGGGATGACATCCTGCGTGGTCGACTTGAGCCCAGCACTCGGTTGAAAATTTCCACTTTGACGACACTGTACGAGCTAGGCCCTACCCCGATCCGGGAGGCGCTGAGTCGACTCAGTTCTGAATCGCTTGTTTCCAAAATGGAAAACCGTGGCTTTCGGGTTGCAGATGTCAGCCGGGAAGAGTTCGACGACATTTTCGAAACCCGCAAGCTCATTGAAGCTGAGGCGCTGAGGCAGTCGGTAGAACTCGGCGGACGTGATTGGGAGGATCGTTTGGTTGCCGGCTTTTTCCGGTTGGACAGAACAGACCAGGAAGATCCCGATTGGGTCGGCATTCACAAAAATTTCCACAGGCTGCTTCTCGACGCATGCCCGTCACGCCGTCTGAAATCGTTAGCCAGCGACCTTTATGATCAGTCCATTCGATATGGAAATCTTGCGCGCAATGCGTCTAAATACCAACGCGACGGCCGAGAGGAACATCGCCTCATTTTTGAATCAAGTGTTGCCCACGATGTCGAAAATGCGGTTACGCACCTTATGGATCACTATACTGCGACTCACAATGTCATCGTTTGGCCGATGGAGTGA
- a CDS encoding C4-dicarboxylate TRAP transporter substrate-binding protein codes for MNHRSKKNILGFVLAGMTSIAAMTTPTSADTFALRVGAGHPAALAYVGQLKEFFLPELAKRVEERTEHKITYVEAYGGSVAKLPEVYDAVESGLLDIGALSTPFEPSSMFLMQFGYKVPFVSNNAQEMFKVGRAVFNDFPPLAESMAKHNQILLAMLASSSYSIILNKEVTGMEDLNGLKIAGGGANLDWLSNVGVVPVQAPLGEAYNSLQTGVLDGYLVHLQGMNAFKLHEVAPYIFRINFMSNPSNNLLSIRKQTFDSFPPEVQAIVLEVAAEYEERVNTIHAEDDGKALATMIAGGATEFVVSDADRAKWAKAISSIPQAAADDGVTRGEPMAELLTLYLEKLDEAGIKLPVQYTIK; via the coding sequence ATGAATCATAGATCCAAAAAGAACATTCTCGGTTTCGTACTTGCCGGAATGACATCAATTGCAGCCATGACAACACCAACATCGGCGGACACCTTCGCGTTGCGCGTCGGAGCTGGCCACCCGGCCGCACTGGCCTATGTCGGTCAACTGAAGGAATTCTTCCTTCCGGAACTCGCAAAAAGGGTTGAGGAACGGACAGAGCACAAGATTACCTATGTCGAGGCATACGGCGGATCTGTCGCAAAACTCCCGGAAGTCTATGACGCCGTAGAAAGCGGCTTGCTGGACATCGGCGCGCTTTCAACGCCGTTTGAACCCAGCTCCATGTTCCTGATGCAGTTTGGTTACAAGGTTCCCTTTGTCAGCAACAACGCACAGGAAATGTTCAAGGTCGGCCGGGCTGTCTTCAACGACTTCCCACCACTCGCCGAGAGCATGGCAAAGCACAATCAGATCCTCCTGGCGATGCTCGCGTCCTCGAGCTACAGCATCATCCTGAATAAGGAAGTGACGGGGATGGAAGACCTGAATGGTCTGAAAATCGCCGGCGGCGGAGCAAACCTGGACTGGCTCTCCAACGTAGGTGTTGTGCCAGTGCAGGCACCATTGGGTGAAGCGTATAATTCACTGCAAACCGGTGTCCTTGATGGATATCTGGTCCACCTGCAGGGGATGAACGCCTTCAAACTGCATGAGGTTGCCCCCTATATCTTCCGCATCAACTTCATGTCCAACCCGAGCAACAACCTTCTGTCGATCAGAAAGCAGACATTCGACAGTTTCCCGCCGGAAGTGCAGGCAATCGTGCTGGAAGTTGCCGCCGAATATGAAGAGCGCGTCAACACCATTCACGCTGAAGATGACGGGAAAGCCCTGGCCACGATGATTGCCGGTGGCGCGACAGAATTTGTGGTGTCGGATGCAGACAGAGCCAAATGGGCCAAAGCAATTTCGTCCATCCCGCAGGCTGCTGCAGATGACGGCGTCACACGCGGTGAACCCATGGCTGAATTGCTGACACTTTACCTGGAAAAACTGGACGAAGCAGGAATCAAACTGCCCGTGCAATACACCATCAAGTAA
- a CDS encoding enolase C-terminal domain-like protein — protein MNVSISNAAFSFDNMTTSIVAVVTDVVKGGKPVVGYAFNSTGRYACGAQMRNRMIPRLLRQKPDDLMDPVTGVFSPEAAVRAMMFGEKPGGDMERAVAIGTIETALWDALAKTLDMPLHRLLSERYGNGVTPEKMFCYVGGGWYKADETPASLRAEMQGYLDTGYTLIKTKIGGLPIDEDRARIENILGILDSPSQLAVDANCGLSPERALQYAEAFGDLGLAWFEEPVNPVDYAATSDFVKAYIHPVATGENLFSQAELRNLLRYGGFRPGIDIVQIDVPQSYGMAACAANMKMLEDYGWSASSVLPHGGNQMSLAAALGFGMGMCESYPSVFGVFSGYADDAKVVDGYLPAPDRPGIGFEAQAELFSLFSTLTD, from the coding sequence TTGAACGTCAGCATCAGCAATGCGGCGTTCTCATTTGACAATATGACGACGTCAATTGTTGCTGTCGTTACTGATGTCGTGAAGGGCGGCAAGCCTGTCGTCGGCTATGCATTCAACTCGACAGGTCGTTATGCGTGCGGCGCACAAATGCGAAATCGGATGATCCCGCGCTTGTTGCGGCAGAAGCCCGATGACTTGATGGATCCGGTGACTGGGGTCTTTTCGCCTGAAGCTGCGGTCCGGGCCATGATGTTTGGCGAAAAACCTGGCGGCGACATGGAACGCGCGGTTGCTATCGGTACAATTGAAACCGCACTCTGGGATGCGCTTGCCAAGACGCTGGACATGCCGCTTCATCGGCTGCTCTCCGAGCGCTACGGCAATGGCGTGACTCCGGAAAAGATGTTCTGCTATGTCGGCGGCGGCTGGTACAAAGCCGATGAAACCCCAGCGTCGCTCCGTGCCGAAATGCAGGGTTACCTCGATACGGGATATACCCTCATAAAGACCAAGATCGGGGGTCTGCCGATCGATGAGGATCGTGCACGAATTGAGAATATCCTGGGAATACTCGACAGCCCGTCGCAACTTGCTGTTGATGCCAATTGTGGTCTGTCACCGGAACGGGCTCTGCAATATGCGGAAGCGTTTGGAGATCTCGGACTGGCCTGGTTTGAAGAACCGGTCAACCCCGTCGACTATGCGGCGACCAGCGATTTCGTCAAAGCCTATATCCACCCGGTGGCCACTGGCGAAAATCTGTTTTCCCAAGCTGAGTTGCGCAATCTTCTGCGCTATGGCGGCTTCCGTCCCGGTATCGATATCGTTCAGATCGACGTCCCGCAAAGTTACGGCATGGCCGCCTGCGCAGCGAACATGAAGATGCTTGAAGATTATGGCTGGAGTGCATCATCTGTTCTGCCACACGGCGGCAACCAGATGTCTCTGGCCGCCGCGCTGGGATTTGGAATGGGGATGTGTGAGAGCTATCCCTCGGTATTCGGCGTTTTTTCAGGCTACGCAGACGATGCGAAAGTCGTCGACGGTTATTTGCCCGCACCTGACCGCCCAGGCATCGGCTTTGAAGCCCAGGCCGAGCTTTTCTCGCTTTTCAGTACACTTACGGATTGA